A region from the Algoriphagus machipongonensis genome encodes:
- a CDS encoding serine hydrolase domain-containing protein, whose product MKIAPSTQLLLFIFLVLSMPVLGQHSVNITPLGDQVMPGISKERIQKIDGMLEETISSNQVPGLVAMIVKDGKIVYQAAKGFADVPSGNEMEMDQIFRIASQSKAITSTAVMMLWEEGKFSLDDPISKFIPEFAQPQVLTNFRYGDTTYSSRPASREIRIRDLLTHTSGLGYGVIDGDERFKMIYNKAGIVDLFTTKPVKISDNIKKLAKLPLHHDPGSQYTYSLGLDVLGYFIEIVSGMPFDQFLKTRIFDPLGMSDTGFYLSDSQGERLVTVHRKVDGEWEAYPITFYDTDYPKKGAKTFFSGGAGLSSTALDYAKFLQMYLNGGTYNGVRLLSPTTIKTIMSNQVGDLLGNGGKDYGLAFGLVDQQGVAKGGIGSLGTFDWGGYFNTQYFADPVTNTIGILMKQTQGGTGDQSGWKFRQMVFSAIE is encoded by the coding sequence ATGAAAATAGCCCCATCTACTCAACTGCTTCTATTTATCTTTTTGGTACTGTCCATGCCAGTGCTTGGGCAGCATAGTGTAAATATTACTCCACTGGGTGATCAAGTAATGCCTGGTATTTCAAAAGAAAGAATACAAAAGATTGACGGAATGCTTGAGGAGACCATCAGTAGCAATCAGGTGCCTGGCTTGGTAGCTATGATAGTTAAAGATGGTAAGATTGTTTATCAAGCTGCCAAAGGATTTGCTGACGTTCCTTCTGGGAATGAAATGGAAATGGATCAAATTTTTAGGATTGCTTCACAATCGAAAGCCATCACATCCACTGCAGTCATGATGCTCTGGGAAGAAGGAAAGTTCAGTTTGGATGACCCAATTTCAAAATTTATCCCTGAGTTTGCTCAGCCGCAGGTATTGACAAACTTTCGATATGGAGATACTACCTACTCCAGTAGGCCTGCTTCCCGTGAAATAAGAATTCGCGATTTGCTCACTCACACTTCCGGTCTTGGATATGGTGTGATTGATGGGGATGAGCGTTTTAAGATGATTTATAACAAAGCTGGTATAGTAGATTTGTTTACTACCAAGCCTGTGAAAATAAGTGATAACATCAAAAAGTTGGCAAAATTGCCATTGCATCATGACCCGGGGAGCCAGTATACTTATAGCCTAGGATTAGATGTTTTGGGGTATTTCATTGAAATTGTTTCAGGGATGCCATTTGACCAGTTCTTAAAAACCAGAATTTTTGATCCACTTGGAATGAGTGATACTGGATTTTACCTGAGCGATTCACAAGGAGAGAGATTAGTAACAGTTCATCGTAAAGTTGACGGAGAATGGGAAGCTTATCCTATAACTTTTTATGATACAGATTATCCTAAAAAAGGAGCGAAAACATTCTTTTCTGGAGGAGCTGGGCTTTCCTCCACTGCTTTAGACTATGCGAAATTCCTGCAGATGTATTTAAATGGAGGTACCTATAATGGCGTTCGCTTGTTGAGTCCGACGACCATTAAAACCATCATGTCGAATCAAGTTGGGGATTTGCTTGGAAATGGAGGCAAAGACTATGGTTTAGCTTTTGGTCTCGTGGATCAGCAGGGAGTTGCTAAAGGTGGAATTGGGAGTCTTGGGACTTTTGATTGGGGTGGATATTTTAATACCCAATACTTTGCAGACCCTGTTACCAATACCATTGGGATATTGATGAAACAAACTCAGGGCGGAACTGGAGATCAATCGGGATGGAAGTTTAGGCAGATGGTATTTTCTGCCATAGAGTAA